From Girardinichthys multiradiatus isolate DD_20200921_A chromosome 3, DD_fGirMul_XY1, whole genome shotgun sequence, the proteins below share one genomic window:
- the LOC124865553 gene encoding C-type lectin domain family 10 member A-like isoform X1 → MMFCSVVALKVSAAASVFQHLTMAMELTSGCIYENSVQKTRKGADVDASPGEIYENPLVFQKEEKADMTTNPGEKPEERVSTATKVQAAVKSCITLVCLGTLFLLVVVVRVVLLVNITTVMKKQETTISDLADENKHLILEIRNLTNQTEQLLVENKVLQNQTEQLLVENKVLQNQTEQPLVEKRSLSEQNKQLMEKTRILENQTAEMRKERDNLNWTLEVILTFENFPVKDFCPQRKCKPCLDGWIMLKKSCYLFNYESSPWKTWEQSRQYCRTKGADLVVIDSLEEQKFVSNRSSYYYDTCHGYWLGLREVNSNWTWVDGRIDTLKYWINGIYGTPGPYALLIPQKNYSENWDRVENTFLNRFICERDVLIKSD, encoded by the exons ATGATGTTTTGTTCAGTCGTTGCTTTAAAAGTGTCTGCAGCAGCTTCTGTTTTCCAACATTTAACGATGGCTATGGAACTCACTTCAGGTTGTATTTATGAAAACTCTGTCCAGAAAACCAGAAAAG GAGCAGATGTGGACGCCTCTCCAGGAGAGATTTATGAAAACCCGCTGGTGTTTCAAAAAG AGGAAAAAGCAGACATGACGACTAATCCTGGAGAAAAACCTGAAGAACGTGTCTCTACTGCAACAA AAGTTCAAGCAGCGGTGAAATCTTGCATCACTCTGGTGTGTTTGGGGACACTTTTTCttctggtggtggtggtgcgcGTTGTCCTCCTGGTCAATA TAACCACGGTGATGAAGAAACAGGAAACAACCATCAGTGACCTTGCAGACGAAAATAAGCATTTGATTCTGGAAATCAGAAACCTGACAAATCAGACCGAGCAACTTCTGGTGGAGAACAAAGTCCTACAGAACCAGACTGAGCAACTTCTGGTGGAGAACAAAGTCCTACAGAACCAGACTGAGCAACCTCTGGTGGAGAAGAGAAGCCTAAGTGAGCAGAATAAGCAGCTGATGGAAAAGACCAGAATCCTAGAGAATCAAACTGCAGAGAtgagaaaagaaagagacaaCCTCAACTGGACTCTGGAGGTCATCCTGACATTTGAGAACTTTCCAGTGAAAGACTTTTGTCCCCAAAGAA AGTGTAAGCCCTGTCTGGATGGTTGGATTATGTTGAAGAAAAGCTGCTACCTGTTTAACTATGAATCCTCTCCATGGAAGACTTGGGAACAAAGTCGACAGTATTGCAGAACCAAAGGTGCAGATCTGGTTGTTATTGACAGTCTGGAAGAACAG AAATTTGTAAGTAATCGCTCCAGTTACTACTATGACACCTGCCATGGATACTGGTTGGGGTTACGAGAAGTTAACAGTAACTGGACCTGGGTTGATGGACGCATTGATACTCTGAA GTACTGGATTAATGGGATTTATGGTACTCCAGGTCCATATGCTCTGCTGATCCCTCAGAAGAATTACAGTGAGAACTGGGACCGAGTAGAGAATACGTTTCTGAACCGGTTTATCTGTGAGCGTGACGTCCTGATAAAATCAGATTAA
- the LOC124865553 gene encoding C-type lectin domain family 10 member A-like isoform X2 yields MMFCSVVALKVSAAASVFQHLTMAMELTSGCIYENSVQKTRKGADVDASPGEIYENPLVFQKEEKADMTTNPGEKPEERVSTATITTVMKKQETTISDLADENKHLILEIRNLTNQTEQLLVENKVLQNQTEQLLVENKVLQNQTEQPLVEKRSLSEQNKQLMEKTRILENQTAEMRKERDNLNWTLEVILTFENFPVKDFCPQRKCKPCLDGWIMLKKSCYLFNYESSPWKTWEQSRQYCRTKGADLVVIDSLEEQKFVSNRSSYYYDTCHGYWLGLREVNSNWTWVDGRIDTLKYWINGIYGTPGPYALLIPQKNYSENWDRVENTFLNRFICERDVLIKSD; encoded by the exons ATGATGTTTTGTTCAGTCGTTGCTTTAAAAGTGTCTGCAGCAGCTTCTGTTTTCCAACATTTAACGATGGCTATGGAACTCACTTCAGGTTGTATTTATGAAAACTCTGTCCAGAAAACCAGAAAAG GAGCAGATGTGGACGCCTCTCCAGGAGAGATTTATGAAAACCCGCTGGTGTTTCAAAAAG AGGAAAAAGCAGACATGACGACTAATCCTGGAGAAAAACCTGAAGAACGTGTCTCTACTGCAACAA TAACCACGGTGATGAAGAAACAGGAAACAACCATCAGTGACCTTGCAGACGAAAATAAGCATTTGATTCTGGAAATCAGAAACCTGACAAATCAGACCGAGCAACTTCTGGTGGAGAACAAAGTCCTACAGAACCAGACTGAGCAACTTCTGGTGGAGAACAAAGTCCTACAGAACCAGACTGAGCAACCTCTGGTGGAGAAGAGAAGCCTAAGTGAGCAGAATAAGCAGCTGATGGAAAAGACCAGAATCCTAGAGAATCAAACTGCAGAGAtgagaaaagaaagagacaaCCTCAACTGGACTCTGGAGGTCATCCTGACATTTGAGAACTTTCCAGTGAAAGACTTTTGTCCCCAAAGAA AGTGTAAGCCCTGTCTGGATGGTTGGATTATGTTGAAGAAAAGCTGCTACCTGTTTAACTATGAATCCTCTCCATGGAAGACTTGGGAACAAAGTCGACAGTATTGCAGAACCAAAGGTGCAGATCTGGTTGTTATTGACAGTCTGGAAGAACAG AAATTTGTAAGTAATCGCTCCAGTTACTACTATGACACCTGCCATGGATACTGGTTGGGGTTACGAGAAGTTAACAGTAACTGGACCTGGGTTGATGGACGCATTGATACTCTGAA GTACTGGATTAATGGGATTTATGGTACTCCAGGTCCATATGCTCTGCTGATCCCTCAGAAGAATTACAGTGAGAACTGGGACCGAGTAGAGAATACGTTTCTGAACCGGTTTATCTGTGAGCGTGACGTCCTGATAAAATCAGATTAA